One Paraburkholderia aromaticivorans genomic region harbors:
- the fliR gene encoding flagellar biosynthetic protein FliR, whose protein sequence is MFSVTYAQLNAWLTAFLWPFVRILALVATAPVLGNRSLPIRVKVGLAAFITIIVAPTLGALPQVTVFSAEGVWIIVNQFLIGIALGVTMQIVFQAISATGDFIGLGMGLGFATFFDAQAASSSQVLSSYMNTIAMLVFLVIDGHLQMISALLATFQSVPVSANILGAPGWRTLANFGGTVFSAGLLLSLPVVAALLITNLSLGILNRAAPQIGVFQIGFPLTMLIGMLLLQLMVPNMIPFFMRLFDVGLDQMGRVAAGFK, encoded by the coding sequence ATGTTTTCCGTCACCTACGCGCAACTGAACGCCTGGCTTACCGCGTTCCTGTGGCCGTTCGTGCGCATCCTCGCGCTGGTCGCCACCGCGCCGGTGCTCGGCAACCGCTCGCTGCCGATCCGCGTGAAGGTCGGCCTTGCGGCCTTCATTACGATCATCGTCGCGCCCACGCTCGGCGCGCTGCCGCAAGTCACGGTGTTTTCCGCTGAAGGCGTGTGGATCATCGTCAACCAGTTCCTGATCGGCATCGCGCTCGGCGTGACCATGCAGATCGTGTTTCAGGCGATCAGCGCGACGGGCGACTTCATCGGTCTCGGCATGGGGCTCGGCTTTGCGACCTTCTTCGACGCGCAGGCGGCCAGTTCGAGTCAGGTGCTGTCGAGCTACATGAACACCATCGCCATGCTGGTGTTTCTGGTGATCGACGGCCATTTGCAGATGATCAGCGCGCTGCTCGCCACGTTCCAGTCGGTGCCGGTGTCGGCGAACATTCTCGGCGCGCCCGGCTGGCGCACGCTGGCGAACTTCGGCGGTACGGTGTTTTCCGCGGGCCTGCTGTTGTCGCTGCCGGTGGTCGCCGCGCTCCTCATCACCAATCTCTCGCTCGGCATTCTGAATCGCGCCGCGCCGCAGATCGGCGTGTTCCAGATCGGCTTCCCGCTGACCATGCTGATCGGCATGCTGCTTCTGCAACTGATGGTCCCGAACATGATTCCGTTCTTCATGCGGCTGTTCGACGTCGGCCTCGATCAGATGGGGCGCGTGGCGGCTGGGTTTAAGTAG
- the fliQ gene encoding flagellar biosynthesis protein FliQ — protein MNQESVMTLAHQAMYVGLLLAAPLLLVALVVGLVVSLFQAATQINESTLSFIPKLLAIAVTMVIAGPWMLTTMLDYLRQTLTNIPTLVN, from the coding sequence ATGAATCAAGAATCCGTCATGACGCTCGCGCACCAGGCCATGTATGTCGGCCTGCTGCTCGCCGCGCCGTTGCTGCTGGTCGCGCTGGTGGTCGGTCTGGTGGTGAGCCTGTTCCAGGCCGCCACGCAGATCAACGAAAGCACGCTGTCGTTCATTCCGAAACTGCTCGCGATCGCCGTCACGATGGTGATCGCCGGTCCGTGGATGCTCACGACCATGCTCGACTATTTGCGCCAGACGCTCACCAACATTCCGACGCTCGTCAACTGA
- the fliP gene encoding flagellar type III secretion system pore protein FliP (The bacterial flagellar biogenesis protein FliP forms a type III secretion system (T3SS)-type pore required for flagellar assembly.) yields MQFSLSSARNAQSARLSGTTSKVISVLAHAVRRVAPVVPVALAALMLALPTLSFAQAAGLPAFNTSPGPNGGTTYSLSVQTMLLLTMLSFLPAMVLMMTSFTRIIIVLSLLRQALGTTTTPPNQVLVGLALFLTLFVMSPVLDKAYTDGYKPFSDGTIPMETAVNRGLAPFKTFMLRQTRESDLALFARISHAAPMQGPEDVPLSLLVPSFVTSELKTGFQIGFTIFIPFLIIDMVVASVLMSMGMMMVSPATISLPFKLMLFVLVDGWQLLLGSLAQSFV; encoded by the coding sequence ATGCAGTTCAGTCTTTCTTCGGCGCGTAACGCGCAATCCGCTCGCCTGTCCGGCACCACTTCGAAAGTGATTTCCGTGCTTGCTCACGCTGTGCGCCGTGTCGCACCCGTCGTCCCGGTCGCGCTAGCGGCGCTGATGCTCGCGCTGCCGACCCTGTCGTTCGCGCAGGCCGCCGGCTTGCCGGCCTTCAACACGAGCCCCGGCCCGAACGGCGGCACGACCTACTCGTTGAGCGTGCAGACAATGCTGCTGCTCACGATGCTGTCGTTCCTGCCGGCGATGGTGCTGATGATGACCAGCTTCACGCGCATCATCATCGTGCTCTCGCTGCTGCGCCAGGCGCTCGGCACGACCACGACGCCGCCTAACCAGGTGCTCGTCGGACTCGCGCTGTTCCTCACACTGTTCGTGATGTCGCCGGTGCTCGACAAGGCCTATACCGACGGCTACAAGCCTTTCTCCGACGGCACGATCCCGATGGAGACCGCCGTCAACCGCGGCCTCGCCCCGTTCAAGACATTCATGCTGCGCCAGACCCGCGAAAGCGATCTCGCGTTGTTCGCCCGCATCTCACACGCCGCGCCGATGCAAGGTCCGGAAGACGTGCCGCTGTCGCTGCTGGTGCCCTCGTTCGTGACGAGCGAACTGAAAACCGGCTTCCAGATCGGCTTCACGATTTTCATCCCGTTCCTCATCATCGACATGGTGGTGGCGAGCGTGCTGATGTCGATGGGTATGATGATGGTGTCGCCCGCGACCATTTCGCTGCCGTTCAAACTGATGCTGTTCGTACTGGTCGACGGCTGGCAGTTGCTGCTCGGCTCGCTGGCACAGAGCTTCGTTTAA